A single window of Neisseria chenwenguii DNA harbors:
- the accD gene encoding acetyl-CoA carboxylase, carboxyltransferase subunit beta codes for MSWLDKILPPKIKNRDSESSVPEGLWHKCPSCSATVYSSELKQNHSVCPKCSYHNPLSARERINLLLDEERREEIGANVKPTDPLKFKDSKKYPDRLTAARKQTGEDDALVVMKGTMNGLPVVVAAFEFRFIGGSMGSVVGERFVQGVRRAVADNCAFVCVAASGGARMQEGLNSLMQMTKTSASLHLLTEKHLPFVSVLTDPTMGGVSASFAFLGDVVLAEPNALIGFAGPRVIEQTVRETLPEGFQRAEFLLEKGAIDQIVDRREMKQRICNLLTLLMRKDKVNAA; via the coding sequence ATGAGCTGGCTCGACAAAATCCTGCCCCCGAAAATCAAAAACCGCGACAGCGAATCCAGCGTTCCCGAAGGCTTGTGGCACAAATGCCCGTCGTGTTCCGCCACCGTTTATTCTTCCGAACTGAAGCAGAACCATTCCGTCTGCCCCAAATGCAGCTACCACAACCCGCTCTCCGCCCGCGAGCGCATCAACCTGCTGCTTGACGAAGAACGCCGCGAAGAAATCGGCGCCAACGTCAAACCGACCGACCCGCTGAAATTTAAAGACAGCAAAAAATATCCCGACCGCCTCACCGCTGCGCGCAAACAGACCGGCGAAGACGACGCACTGGTCGTGATGAAAGGCACGATGAACGGCCTGCCCGTCGTCGTTGCCGCATTTGAATTCCGCTTCATCGGCGGCTCGATGGGTTCGGTTGTCGGCGAACGCTTCGTACAGGGCGTGCGCCGCGCCGTTGCCGACAACTGCGCGTTTGTCTGCGTGGCCGCATCCGGCGGCGCGCGTATGCAGGAGGGGCTTAACTCCTTGATGCAGATGACCAAAACCAGCGCTTCGCTACATCTTCTGACCGAGAAACACCTGCCGTTTGTTTCCGTTTTGACCGATCCGACTATGGGCGGCGTTTCCGCCAGTTTCGCCTTTTTGGGCGACGTCGTTTTGGCCGAACCCAATGCCCTTATCGGTTTCGCCGGCCCGCGCGTTATCGAACAAACCGTTCGCGAAACCTTACCCGAAGGCTTCCAACGCGCCGAGTTTCTGCTGGAAAAAGGCGCCATCGACCAAATCGTTGACCGCCGCGAAATGAAACAGCGTATCTGCAATTTGCTTACGCTGCTGATGCGCAAGGATAAAGTAAACGCCGCTTAA
- a CDS encoding glutathione peroxidase gives MNIYDFTVKDAQGRDVALADYRGKVLLIVNTATRCGLTPQYEELQKLYAQYAEQGLEILDFPCNQFREQAPESSGEIEQVCKTKFGTEFKIFDKIEVNGPNAAPLYIYLKTQKPEDKGNHVFKDFLLKLASLGEKREGSDIKWNFTKFLVSRDGEVVERFAPSVPPSEITDDIQILL, from the coding sequence ATGAATATCTATGATTTTACGGTGAAAGATGCGCAGGGCAGGGATGTGGCACTGGCGGACTACCGCGGTAAGGTGCTGCTGATTGTCAACACCGCCACCCGTTGCGGGCTGACGCCGCAATATGAGGAGCTGCAAAAACTCTACGCGCAATACGCCGAGCAGGGCTTGGAAATTCTGGATTTTCCCTGCAACCAGTTCCGCGAACAGGCGCCGGAGAGCAGCGGCGAAATCGAGCAGGTCTGCAAAACTAAATTCGGTACGGAATTTAAAATTTTCGACAAAATCGAGGTCAACGGCCCGAATGCCGCGCCGCTTTATATTTACCTGAAAACGCAAAAGCCGGAAGACAAAGGCAATCATGTGTTCAAGGATTTTCTGCTGAAACTCGCATCGCTGGGAGAAAAGCGCGAGGGCAGCGACATCAAGTGGAATTTCACTAAGTTTTTGGTCAGCCGTGATGGCGAAGTGGTTGAACGCTTCGCACCGAGCGTGCCGCCGTCTGAAATTACCGACGATATTCAGATTCTGCTGTGA
- a CDS encoding class 1 fructose-bisphosphatase: protein MKTFAQFLPQHLAQHGIPAELGSVLESVVSACCDISGKVRLGALAGVLGAAGTGNIQGEDQKKLDVIANDILIKVLKNNQNVAGLASEEEDTFVACNGNGRYLVLFDPLDGSSNIDVNISVGTIFSILAKSEGALATESFLQSGRAQAGSGYVLYGPQTQLVFTLKHGVFVFTLDENGVFVLTQEQPQVPVATKEFAINMSNQRHWLPPVQQYVAELLAGETGVRGKNYNMRWVASMVAEIHRILMRGGVFMYPQDTRDLSKPGKLRLMYEANPMSLILEQAGGAAGDAAQAMLDIQPTGLHQRVAVFMGSREEVEYVERLHRV from the coding sequence ATGAAGACATTCGCACAATTCCTTCCGCAACACCTTGCGCAACACGGTATTCCCGCCGAGCTGGGCAGCGTGTTGGAATCGGTTGTTTCCGCCTGCTGCGACATCAGCGGCAAAGTCCGCCTCGGCGCGCTCGCGGGCGTGCTCGGTGCGGCGGGTACGGGCAATATTCAGGGCGAAGATCAGAAAAAGCTTGATGTGATTGCCAACGATATTCTGATTAAGGTTTTGAAAAACAACCAAAATGTTGCAGGTTTGGCCAGCGAGGAAGAAGACACGTTTGTCGCCTGCAATGGAAACGGCCGTTATTTGGTGTTGTTCGATCCGCTCGACGGCTCGTCGAATATTGATGTGAATATTTCTGTCGGCACGATTTTTTCCATTCTGGCCAAATCCGAAGGCGCGTTGGCGACCGAATCGTTTTTGCAGTCCGGCCGCGCGCAGGCGGGCAGCGGCTATGTTTTGTACGGCCCGCAGACGCAGCTTGTGTTTACGCTGAAACACGGCGTGTTTGTGTTTACGCTGGATGAAAACGGCGTCTTTGTGCTGACGCAGGAGCAGCCGCAAGTGCCCGTTGCCACAAAAGAATTTGCAATCAATATGTCCAACCAGCGCCATTGGCTGCCGCCCGTGCAGCAATACGTTGCCGAACTCTTGGCCGGCGAAACGGGCGTACGCGGTAAAAACTACAATATGCGTTGGGTGGCGAGCATGGTGGCGGAAATCCACCGCATTCTGATGCGCGGCGGCGTGTTTATGTATCCGCAAGATACGCGCGATTTGAGCAAACCGGGCAAGCTGCGGCTGATGTACGAAGCCAATCCGATGAGCCTGATTTTGGAGCAGGCCGGCGGCGCGGCGGGCGATGCGGCGCAGGCTATGCTGGATATTCAGCCGACCGGTCTGCATCAGCGCGTTGCCGTGTTTATGGGCAGCCGCGAAGAAGTGGAATATGTGGAACGCCTGCATCGGGTTTGA
- a CDS encoding 23S rRNA (adenine(2030)-N(6))-methyltransferase RlmJ, with translation MLSYRHAFHAGNHADMLKHFTLFLTLEYFNRKDKPYWYIDTHSGVGLYDLESGEAQKVGEYRQGIALLNAASNLPQGLADFRVRLKTLLPAENFYCGSPWLAQALTREADKLRFFELHPADFQHLQNNLREARVGRRAQIVQGDGYRELVALLPPPTRRAVVLIDPPYEEKQDYRRVVQTLKDAKKRFETGCYLVWYPCLSRVESKELPEALKKLSPENYLCAELHVRAPGDDGFGMYGSGMFVINPPYLLAEQLKAELPVLTEILAQDKGAHFVLDARVK, from the coding sequence ATGCTCAGCTACCGCCACGCCTTTCATGCCGGCAACCATGCCGATATGCTCAAACATTTCACGCTGTTTCTCACGCTGGAATATTTCAACCGCAAAGACAAGCCGTATTGGTATATCGACACCCATAGCGGCGTGGGTTTGTATGACCTTGAAAGCGGCGAGGCGCAGAAAGTCGGCGAATACCGGCAGGGCATTGCGCTTTTAAACGCCGCGTCAAATCTGCCGCAGGGCTTGGCGGACTTCAGAGTCCGTCTGAAAACGCTGCTGCCTGCCGAAAACTTTTATTGCGGTTCGCCCTGGCTGGCGCAGGCGCTGACCCGCGAGGCCGACAAGCTGCGTTTTTTCGAGTTGCACCCCGCCGATTTCCAGCATCTGCAAAACAATCTGCGCGAAGCGCGGGTAGGGCGGCGTGCGCAAATTGTGCAGGGCGACGGCTATCGGGAGCTGGTGGCGCTGCTGCCGCCGCCGACCCGCCGCGCGGTGGTGCTGATTGATCCGCCGTATGAAGAAAAACAGGATTACCGCCGCGTGGTGCAGACGTTGAAAGACGCGAAAAAGCGTTTTGAAACAGGCTGTTATCTGGTTTGGTATCCCTGCCTGAGCCGTGTGGAAAGCAAAGAGCTGCCCGAGGCGCTGAAAAAACTGTCGCCCGAAAACTACCTTTGCGCCGAGCTGCACGTCCGCGCCCCGGGTGACGACGGATTCGGGATGTACGGCAGCGGGATGTTCGTCATCAACCCGCCGTATCTGCTCGCTGAACAGCTTAAGGCCGAACTGCCCGTTTTGACCGAAATTCTGGCGCAGGACAAAGGCGCGCATTTTGTTTTAGACGCGCGCGTGAAGTAG
- a CDS encoding phosphomannomutase/phosphoglucomutase, with product MATVARDIFKAYDIRGIVGKTLTNDAAYLIGKAVAARAAVQGVSKIALGRDGRVSGPELMANIQRGLTESGIDVLNVGMVATPMLYFAAVNECGGSGVMITGSHNPADYNGFKMMLGGGTLAGEAIQELLAAIEADSFVSADKAGSVTEQDVAEAYIANIVGHVKLKRPMKIAIDTGNGVGGAFAGKLFRGLGCEVTELFSEVDGNFPNHHPDPSKPKNLQDLIAELKNGDAEVGLAFDGDADRLGVVTKDGHIIYPDRQLMLFAQDVLSRNPGAKVIFDVKSTRLLAPWIKQHGGEPLMEKTGHSFIKSAMKKTGALVAGEMSGHIFFKERWFGFDDGLYAGARLLEILSASANPSEVLNSLPQSIATPELNIDLPEGSNGHQVIEELAAKAKFDGVTDIITIDGLRVEFPDGFGLMRASNTTPILVLRFEADTQEAIERIQSRFKALIESKPGLKWPL from the coding sequence ATGGCAACCGTCGCACGCGACATTTTCAAAGCCTACGACATCCGCGGCATCGTCGGCAAAACGCTGACCAACGACGCGGCCTATTTAATCGGCAAAGCCGTTGCTGCACGCGCGGCGGTGCAGGGTGTGTCTAAAATTGCGCTTGGCCGCGACGGGCGCGTGAGCGGCCCCGAGCTGATGGCGAACATCCAACGCGGCCTGACCGAAAGCGGCATCGACGTTTTGAACGTCGGCATGGTCGCCACGCCCATGCTGTATTTCGCGGCGGTTAACGAATGCGGCGGCAGCGGCGTGATGATTACCGGCAGCCACAATCCCGCCGACTACAACGGTTTCAAAATGATGCTCGGCGGCGGCACGCTCGCGGGCGAGGCGATTCAGGAGTTATTGGCCGCCATCGAAGCCGACAGTTTCGTTTCCGCAGACAAAGCGGGCAGCGTGACTGAGCAAGACGTTGCCGAAGCCTACATCGCCAACATCGTCGGCCACGTCAAACTCAAACGGCCGATGAAAATCGCCATCGACACGGGCAACGGCGTCGGCGGCGCGTTTGCGGGCAAGCTCTTCCGCGGTTTGGGTTGCGAAGTGACCGAGCTTTTCAGCGAAGTGGACGGCAATTTCCCCAACCACCATCCCGATCCGTCCAAACCGAAAAACCTGCAAGACCTGATTGCCGAATTGAAAAACGGCGACGCCGAAGTCGGCTTGGCGTTTGACGGCGATGCCGACCGTTTGGGCGTTGTGACCAAAGACGGCCACATCATCTATCCCGACCGCCAGCTCATGCTGTTTGCTCAAGACGTTTTGAGCCGCAACCCGGGCGCGAAAGTGATTTTCGACGTGAAATCCACCCGCCTGCTCGCGCCGTGGATCAAACAACACGGCGGCGAACCACTGATGGAAAAAACAGGGCACAGCTTCATCAAATCCGCCATGAAAAAAACCGGCGCGCTGGTTGCAGGAGAAATGAGCGGCCATATCTTCTTTAAAGAACGTTGGTTCGGTTTCGACGACGGCCTTTACGCCGGTGCGCGCCTGCTGGAGATTTTGTCGGCGTCTGCCAATCCTTCCGAAGTGTTGAACAGCCTGCCGCAAAGCATCGCCACGCCCGAATTGAACATCGACCTGCCCGAAGGCAGTAACGGCCACCAAGTCATCGAAGAGCTGGCCGCCAAAGCCAAATTCGACGGCGTAACCGACATTATTACCATCGACGGCCTGCGCGTCGAATTCCCCGACGGCTTCGGCCTGATGCGCGCATCGAATACTACACCGATTCTGGTGCTGCGTTTTGAAGCCGACACGCAGGAAGCCATCGAGCGCATTCAAAGCCGGTTTAAAGCCTTAATCGAAAGCAAACCCGGCTTGAAATGGCCGCTGTAA
- a CDS encoding pseudouridine synthase has translation MNRLIAFNKPYGVICQFSAHEKHACLKDYIDRPNFYPAGRLDTDSEGLLLLTGDGRLQAQIAEPKFKQEKTYWAQVEGAPDEAKLDLLRNGLDLGDFVTRPAKARLLNPDETAKLWPRNPPIRERKSVPDFWLEIKITEGKNRQVRRMTAKAGYPCLRLVRVAVGRLNVFELGLKLGEWRFAETLP, from the coding sequence ATGAACCGTCTGATTGCGTTTAACAAGCCCTACGGCGTGATTTGCCAGTTTTCCGCCCATGAAAAACACGCCTGTTTGAAAGACTACATCGACCGCCCGAATTTCTATCCCGCAGGGCGGCTGGATACCGACAGCGAAGGGCTGCTGCTTCTGACCGGCGACGGGCGCTTGCAGGCGCAGATTGCGGAGCCTAAATTCAAGCAGGAAAAAACCTATTGGGCGCAGGTTGAGGGTGCTCCCGACGAGGCCAAGCTGGATTTGCTGCGAAACGGGCTGGACTTGGGGGATTTCGTTACCCGCCCCGCGAAAGCGCGTCTGCTGAACCCCGATGAAACCGCCAAACTCTGGCCGCGCAACCCGCCCATCCGCGAACGCAAAAGCGTGCCCGATTTTTGGCTGGAAATCAAAATCACCGAGGGCAAAAACCGCCAAGTCCGCCGCATGACCGCCAAGGCGGGCTATCCTTGTCTGCGCCTCGTGCGCGTGGCGGTAGGCCGTCTGAATGTATTTGAACTGGGTTTGAAATTAGGCGAATGGCGGTTTGCGGAAACACTGCCTTGA
- a CDS encoding NADP-dependent isocitrate dehydrogenase produces MSKSTIIYTYTDEAPALATQSLLPIARAFTAPAGIDLQTADISLAGRILAQFPEYLAENQRVPDALAQLGDLVKQPEANVIKLPNISASVPQLTAAIKELQGKGYAVPDFPADPQTDEEKSVRERYDRIKGSAVNPVLREGNSDRRAPKAVKNFAKKNPHSMGAWTKDSQTHVATMTSGDFFHNEQSVTVPAATAVSIIFTDKQGNKQDLRKPVALKDGEIIDATVMSKKALTAFLAKEIQDAKARGLLFSLHMKATMMKVSDPIIFGHAVKAFFAPVFEKFGTELAAAGVNVNNGFGSLLANLNKLPSDTRAAVEAEIAAVYAANPDVAMVDSDKGITSLHVPSDVIVDASMPAMIRNSGKMWDKTGALRDTKAVIPDSSYAGIYQATIDFCRENGAFDPTTMGTVPNVGLMAQAAEEYGSHDKTFEIPADGKVEVINSDGKVLMAHDVEAGDIWRMCQTKDAPVKDWVQLAVNRARLSNTPAVFWLDAKRPHDQSLIAKVEKYLAEQNTDGLDIRILPPVEACLFSLKRIKNSEDTISVTGNVLRDYLTDLFPILELGTSAKMLSIVPLMNGGGMFETGAGGSAPKHVQQFLEENHLRWDSLGEFLALAVSFEHLAQKTGNSKAQVLADTLDAATEQLLLNDKSPKRKTGDLDNRGSHFYIALYWAQALAAQDKDAELKAKFAPLAETLAAKEAEIVAELAAVQGKATDIGGYYFPDQNKAAQAMRPSAALNAALAAL; encoded by the coding sequence ATGTCAAAATCCACCATTATCTACACCTACACCGACGAAGCGCCCGCATTGGCCACCCAATCACTGCTGCCGATTGCCCGGGCGTTTACCGCACCCGCAGGCATTGATCTGCAAACCGCCGATATTTCGCTGGCCGGCCGTATTCTGGCGCAGTTTCCCGAATATCTTGCCGAAAACCAACGCGTTCCCGATGCGCTGGCGCAGTTGGGTGATTTGGTCAAACAGCCCGAAGCCAATGTTATCAAGCTGCCCAACATCAGCGCGTCCGTGCCGCAGCTGACCGCCGCCATTAAAGAATTGCAGGGCAAAGGCTATGCCGTTCCCGATTTTCCTGCCGACCCGCAGACCGATGAAGAAAAATCCGTGCGCGAGCGCTACGACCGCATCAAAGGCAGCGCGGTAAACCCTGTTTTGCGCGAAGGCAACTCCGACCGCCGCGCCCCGAAAGCCGTGAAAAACTTCGCCAAGAAAAATCCGCACAGCATGGGCGCATGGACGAAAGATTCGCAAACCCACGTCGCCACCATGACTTCCGGCGATTTTTTCCATAACGAACAATCCGTTACCGTGCCCGCCGCAACCGCTGTTTCCATCATATTCACCGACAAACAGGGCAACAAACAGGATTTGCGCAAGCCCGTCGCGCTGAAAGACGGTGAAATCATCGACGCGACCGTGATGAGCAAAAAAGCGCTGACCGCGTTTCTCGCCAAAGAAATCCAAGACGCCAAAGCGCGCGGCCTGCTGTTTTCGCTGCACATGAAAGCGACCATGATGAAAGTGTCCGACCCGATTATTTTCGGCCACGCCGTCAAAGCCTTCTTCGCGCCCGTGTTTGAAAAATTCGGCACCGAACTCGCCGCTGCGGGCGTTAACGTCAACAACGGTTTCGGCAGTCTGCTGGCCAATCTCAATAAACTGCCGTCTGACACCCGCGCCGCCGTCGAAGCCGAAATCGCCGCCGTTTACGCCGCCAATCCCGACGTCGCCATGGTCGATTCCGACAAAGGCATCACCAGCTTACACGTTCCCAGCGACGTCATCGTTGATGCTTCCATGCCCGCAATGATCCGCAACTCCGGCAAAATGTGGGACAAAACCGGCGCCCTGCGCGACACCAAAGCCGTCATCCCCGACAGCAGCTACGCCGGCATCTACCAAGCCACCATCGATTTCTGCCGCGAAAACGGCGCGTTCGACCCGACCACCATGGGTACCGTCCCCAACGTCGGCCTGATGGCGCAAGCCGCCGAAGAATACGGTTCGCACGACAAAACCTTTGAAATTCCCGCCGACGGCAAAGTCGAAGTCATCAATTCAGACGGCAAAGTACTGATGGCGCACGACGTCGAAGCCGGCGACATCTGGCGCATGTGCCAAACCAAAGACGCCCCCGTCAAAGACTGGGTACAGCTCGCCGTCAACCGCGCCCGTTTGAGCAACACCCCCGCCGTGTTCTGGCTCGACGCCAAACGCCCGCACGACCAAAGCCTGATTGCCAAAGTCGAAAAATACCTCGCCGAACAAAATACAGACGGCCTCGACATCCGCATCCTCCCGCCCGTCGAAGCCTGCCTGTTCAGCCTCAAACGCATTAAAAACAGCGAAGACACCATCTCCGTTACCGGCAACGTATTGCGCGACTACCTCACCGACCTCTTCCCGATTTTAGAACTCGGCACCAGCGCCAAAATGCTCTCCATCGTTCCCCTTATGAACGGCGGCGGCATGTTTGAAACCGGTGCCGGCGGCTCCGCGCCCAAACACGTCCAGCAGTTCCTCGAAGAAAACCACCTGCGTTGGGACAGCCTCGGCGAATTCCTCGCCCTGGCCGTATCTTTCGAGCATCTCGCCCAAAAAACCGGTAACAGCAAAGCCCAAGTATTGGCCGACACCCTCGACGCCGCCACCGAGCAGCTCCTGCTCAACGACAAATCGCCCAAACGCAAAACCGGCGACCTCGACAACCGCGGCAGCCACTTCTACATCGCCCTCTACTGGGCACAGGCACTCGCCGCGCAAGACAAAGACGCCGAACTGAAAGCCAAATTCGCCCCGCTGGCCGAAACCCTCGCCGCGAAAGAAGCCGAAATCGTCGCCGAACTTGCCGCCGTACAGGGCAAAGCCACCGACATCGGCGGCTACTACTTCCCCGACCAAAACAAAGCCGCCCAAGCCATGCGCCCGAGCGCAGCGCTAAACGCTGCATTGGCAGCCTTATAA
- the prmB gene encoding 50S ribosomal protein L3 N(5)-glutamine methyltransferase codes for MFTQAAKELTTLRDVLRFAVSRFNEAGLFFGHGSDNAHDEAAYLILHTLNLPLDSLEPYLDAKLLESEKKAVLGLIERRVTERIPVAYLTNQAWQGDFDFYVDERVIVPRSFVYELLGEPLAPWIEHNELVHRALDLCTGSGCLAVQMAYHYPAAEIDAVDLSLDALEVAAVNVEEYGLEERIKLIHTDLFEGLEGTYDLIVSNPPYVDAESVESLPDEYLHEPELALGSGEDGLDATRKILLQAAKFLNPRGVLLVEIGHNRDVLEAAYPELPFTWLETSGGDGFVFLLTREQLLGEE; via the coding sequence ATGTTTACCCAAGCCGCCAAAGAGTTGACCACGCTGCGCGACGTATTGCGTTTTGCCGTCAGCCGTTTCAACGAAGCAGGGCTTTTTTTCGGACACGGTTCCGACAACGCCCACGACGAAGCCGCCTATCTGATTCTGCACACGCTCAATCTGCCGCTCGACAGCCTCGAACCCTATCTCGATGCCAAGCTGCTGGAAAGTGAGAAAAAAGCAGTTTTGGGCTTAATCGAGCGCCGCGTTACCGAGCGCATTCCCGTGGCCTACCTGACCAATCAGGCTTGGCAGGGCGATTTTGATTTTTATGTCGATGAACGCGTGATTGTACCGCGTTCGTTTGTGTACGAGCTTTTGGGCGAACCGCTCGCGCCGTGGATCGAACACAACGAATTGGTTCACCGCGCACTGGATTTGTGTACCGGCAGCGGCTGTTTGGCGGTTCAGATGGCCTATCACTATCCCGCCGCCGAAATCGACGCCGTCGATTTGAGTTTGGACGCGCTGGAAGTGGCCGCCGTCAACGTCGAAGAATACGGCTTGGAAGAGCGCATCAAGCTGATTCACACCGATTTGTTTGAAGGCTTGGAAGGTACTTACGACCTGATTGTCTCCAACCCGCCCTATGTCGATGCCGAGTCGGTTGAAAGCCTGCCCGACGAATACCTGCACGAGCCGGAACTGGCGCTGGGTAGCGGCGAAGACGGCTTGGACGCCACCCGCAAAATCCTGTTGCAGGCCGCCAAATTCCTCAATCCGCGCGGCGTGTTACTGGTCGAAATCGGCCACAACCGCGACGTTTTGGAAGCCGCTTATCCCGAGCTGCCGTTTACTTGGCTGGAAACCAGCGGCGGCGACGGTTTTGTCTTCCTGCTGACGCGCGAGCAGTTGCTGGGCGAAGAGTAG
- a CDS encoding LemA family protein: MGMLSLLFAAILLLGLMMAYRQKLEKSRNNYQDSFVALKIALSCRHQAVKYVLDAAQLYLLNDHTIEPKLLIACTEAEQALSRAAKSFSSESVAVLSSAEAKLNGLLKEMQPLLDINPLACSDKRLSAQLEMLDAAESDVVVARRAYNRAAERYNQLTNRFPFALCAGCMGYKSSAGLVKFQDNNVTQMSRQLLV; the protein is encoded by the coding sequence ATGGGAATGCTGAGTCTCTTATTCGCTGCAATACTGCTGTTGGGCTTGATGATGGCTTACCGGCAGAAACTTGAAAAAAGCAGAAACAATTATCAGGATTCGTTTGTGGCGCTGAAAATCGCGCTGTCCTGCCGCCATCAGGCCGTGAAATACGTTTTGGACGCGGCGCAGCTTTATCTGTTAAATGACCACACCATCGAGCCCAAACTGCTGATTGCCTGCACTGAAGCTGAGCAGGCTTTGTCGCGGGCGGCAAAATCGTTTTCTTCGGAATCGGTGGCGGTTTTGAGTAGCGCGGAAGCTAAGCTCAACGGCCTTTTGAAAGAAATGCAGCCGCTGCTCGACATCAATCCGCTGGCCTGTTCCGACAAGCGCCTGAGCGCCCAGCTTGAAATGTTGGATGCGGCGGAAAGCGATGTCGTCGTTGCCCGCAGAGCCTACAACCGCGCGGCAGAACGCTACAACCAGCTGACCAACCGTTTCCCGTTTGCCTTGTGCGCCGGCTGCATGGGTTACAAATCCTCGGCAGGCTTGGTAAAATTTCAAGACAATAATGTGACGCAAATGAGCCGACAGCTTTTGGTTTGA
- the panC gene encoding pantoate--beta-alanine ligase — translation MQIIHTVKELREWRKTAGKVAFVPTMGNLHEGHLALVREAKKRADNVVVSIFVNRLQFGQGEDFDKYPRTLQQDAGKLADEGVAVVFTPDEKELYPNVEQRYNVEPPHLQNELCGKFRPGHFRGVATVVGKLFNIVKADVACFGKKDYQQLTIIKGLVEDLNFDIEIVPVDTGRASDGLALSSRNQYLSKTERAEAPRLYRELQKAAEAVRSGSVAYLQIEKEVVRSLSEAGWTVDYVEIRHAQTLEVARAGDTELVILGAARLGNTRLIDNLEVLLS, via the coding sequence ATGCAAATCATTCATACCGTCAAAGAATTGCGCGAATGGCGCAAAACTGCGGGCAAAGTCGCGTTTGTGCCGACGATGGGCAATTTACACGAAGGCCATCTGGCGCTGGTGCGCGAGGCGAAAAAGCGCGCGGATAATGTGGTCGTCAGCATTTTCGTCAACCGCCTGCAATTCGGTCAGGGCGAGGATTTCGACAAATATCCGCGCACTCTGCAGCAGGATGCCGGCAAGCTGGCAGACGAGGGCGTGGCGGTGGTGTTCACGCCCGACGAAAAAGAGCTGTATCCGAATGTGGAACAGCGTTACAACGTCGAGCCGCCGCATCTGCAAAACGAATTGTGCGGCAAGTTCCGCCCCGGCCATTTCCGCGGCGTGGCCACGGTGGTCGGCAAGCTCTTCAACATCGTGAAGGCCGATGTCGCCTGTTTCGGCAAAAAAGACTACCAGCAGCTCACGATTATCAAAGGCTTGGTCGAAGATTTGAATTTCGACATCGAAATCGTGCCCGTCGATACCGGCCGCGCTTCAGACGGCCTGGCGCTGTCCAGCCGCAACCAGTATCTGAGCAAGACCGAACGCGCCGAAGCGCCGCGTCTTTACCGCGAATTACAGAAGGCTGCCGAAGCGGTTAGAAGCGGAAGTGTTGCATATTTGCAAATCGAAAAAGAGGTCGTCCGCAGCCTGAGCGAGGCGGGTTGGACGGTGGATTATGTGGAAATCCGCCACGCGCAGACGCTTGAGGTCGCGCGCGCAGGCGACACGGAACTCGTGATTCTCGGGGCTGCGCGGCTGGGCAACACCCGTTTGATCGATAATTTGGAAGTTTTGTTAAGCTAA